The Candidatus Acididesulfobacter guangdongensis region CTCTGCACCTTTTATTATACCATATTTTGAGATATCTTCGTCTTTTACTTTTTGAACTGCCAGTACGCTGTACCGGTATTGTTTGTATATATCAATCATTTGTTTCATAACCGGTACTTTAGCGTCAATTATATCATCGCTGAGCACAACCGAAAAAGGTTCGTCGCCTATTAAATTTTGTGCACATAAGATCGCATGTCCTAGACCTAATGCCTCTTTCTGTCTAGTGTAGGAAAAATTAATCATGTTTGCGATATCTTTAACCGATTGCAGCAAGTCATGTTTACCTTTCTCTTTTAGAAGTATTTCATGCTCGATAGATCTGTCAAAATAGTCTTCGATTGCTGTTTTCCCCCTTCCAGTTATTATAATTATATCCTGAATTTCCGATTCTATGCACTCTTCCACTCCGTATTGTATCAGCGGTTTATCTACCAGAATCAGCATTTCTTTAGGTATAGATTTTGTAATAGGCAGCAGCCTTGTCCCTAAGCCTGCCGCAGGAAATACGGCTTTGTTGACTTTCATATATAAAATACCCCTTAAATAATAAAATATATAATAAAATTAATAAAAATACAGGTAAAAATATCAATATCAAAAATATCAATATAAATACTTAAATATTCAAATAAAAAAATATCAGTATCAATTGCAAATATTCAAGATAAATACATTAAATACATATATTAAATATTTAAATATAAATAAAAATATTAATATTTAATATCAAGATATATCAAACAAGACATATCAAAAAGATATGTCAAGATATATATTTAAATGTCAAGATATATATTTAAAGATTATTGCAAAGATGTCGCAGCATATAATAACATATTATAACTGCCGCTGTAAACACACTGCGTATAAAAATATAAAATTGCTCATAAAAAATATATTATAAATTATAAACATAATTGTAAAATATATCACAAATATATCATAAAATTTGTATTTATTAAATTATTTATTAAATTAATTATTTCATTATTACCATATATCGCCATTTGCAGCGGACAAAATCAAATAAAATTAATTAACAGCGGTTTTTAAAATAATTTTAGGTTGCTATACGGATATGAAAATATTATAATAATTATAATAATCGTGTAATATTCTGCTGATGAATTATTTAATTTTAGAATAATTAATCAATTAAAGTGCTATTAACAACGATTGCATAAATTATAAAATTATAATAAGGAAAATTAAAATTGCAATATAAAGCGAAACAATCCATAAAGCTCGTAATATTTTTTGCTGCTATTTTAATAGCATCCATTTATGTAATTAAACTGCCTAATATATTATGGGGAAACGGCAGTAATTACAGCAATAAAACGATACCGCTGTCAAAGACTAAGAAACTGCCGTTAGCCCCTGCTTTTAAAGTAAAAAGCATTAATTACCCAGGTTTGACGTTAACGTTAAATAAATACAGAGGCAAAATAGTTCTTGTAAATTTCTGGGCAACATGGTGTCCGCCGTGCAGGGCTGAAATACCGAGACTTGAAAAATTTTATAAATCTCATAAAAAATACGGATTCCAAATTATAGGTTTATCTGTAAATAATCAGGGCTCTAAATATGTCGGTCATTTTATCAAAACATTCAAAGGTGGCATAATAACATATCCGGTAGGTATGGCAGATGAACATATTGAAAAAGAATACGGTAACGTTTATGAGATTCCGCAGTCTTTTATTATTAACAAAAAAGGGTATGTCGTTAAACATTTTACCGGAGAATTACCTCAAGGATATTTGAGTTATGAATTTAAAAAATTAACAGAAAACAAACGCTAATATTTGATTAATTAAAATAATAACAAATTTATCTATCTATCAATTAAATAAACTATCAATTAAATAAATATTAAACGCTTCTTTTAATCATTAAATTATTTATTATATTATATGTAGAGTTATTAAGGAGAGATGGCCGAGTCCGGTTGAAGGCGATTGACTCGAAATCAATTGTAGGCGTAAGCTTACCGGGGGTTCGAATCCCTCTCTCTCCGCCAGTTGTGCCTTGTTTATATTTTGTGTTTGTATTCGCTAATTATGTTTAGCGGCATTTTTATTTTTATTAATTATTTTTTTCTTTATATTTTATCATTGTTTCCGTAACAATCTTTGTAGCTTTTTCTTTATTTACGAAATTTTCTAATTTAACCCATTTTTCCGGTTCAAGCGTCTTATAATTTTCAAAAAAGTGTCTTATCTGATCTAAAAATACTTTTGGAACATCATTTATGTCTCTTATATCGCTGAAGCCGGCATCTATTTTATTGATAGGAACAGATATTATTTTTTCGTCGTTTCCGTTCTCGTCTTCCATTTCAAGCATTCCGATGACCCGCACTTTTAAAAGACAGCCGGGCACGACCGACATTGATGAAATAACGATAATATCCAGCGGATCATTATCTGCCGCCAATGTTTTAGGAATAAATCCATAATTAAAAGGATAAAACATAGCCGTATATAAAAATCTGTCCACGGCCATAATGCCGGAATTTTTATCAAGTTCGTATTTTACGCTGCCGTCTTTGGGAATTTCTATTATTGCGTTAATATATTCCGGCGGATTGTCGCCTGCTTCAATTTTTTCAAAATCCATGAAATGATGCTCCTTATGATTAGTTTTTATTTTTTATTTTATCAGTATATTATTATTATTTATAAATGTATATGCAAATATAACGCCTTAATCATGCAACGGAAAAGGTGTCAGATTAATTTTTTTGCAAATATTTTCTTTGTTTTTGTTAATTGAACTACTCCATATGCAAAAAAATAAAATCTGACACCTTTTCCTTATATTTTGCTTAACCGTGCAAAGAAATGCATAAATATTTTCTATTGCAGGATTAAGATAACGTAAATAAATATAAATATAGTATATATAAATATATTGATATGTTAATTAACTTGACAAATTTAATTATTTCATAAGAATTAAATTTTGTCAAAGACAATTTTTACTTAACATTGCAGAGTATGTTTTAAAGCAGTTTTTAGGCTGTGCATCCTATTCTGTGAGGTATAAAAGCGTGCCGTTTACCGATAGTTGCCGTAAAGCCCTTTGCTTTAGTAATGGGGATATAAGGCAATAAGTTTTAACGGGATGATAGGCAATACCATATTTTTGTATTATTTTTTTGTTGAAGATAACTAAAGATAACTATTGACTTTTTAGGTTTAGAAAATATATATTATATAATTATTTTAAAATCAGTTTCTATAAAAATATAAACCGCAATCTAAACTATAAACTATAAACTATAAACTATAAACTATAAACTATAAACTATAAACTATAAACTATAGAAACTAAAGTCTAACGGAACTTATTTTTACTCGGAGGAATAGATATAATGGCATTAGTTCATCCTCATGGAAAAGAAAAGATTTTAAAACCGCTTCTTTTATCGGGCAGCGAGCTTAAAGAATCAAAGGAAAGAGCCGGAAAGCTGAATAAAATTGAAATAACCTCGCGTGAAACGTCAGATCTTATAATGATGGGTATCGGCGCTTTTACTCCGCTTGAAGGTTTTATGGGCAAAAAAGACTGGAAAAGCGTCTGTGATGATTTTACTATGCAGGATGGAACATTTTGGCCGATTCCTATTACTCTTTCAACATCTAAAGAAAAATCAGACGTTATAAAAATAGGTGACGAAGTTGCTTTAGTAGATACTGAAACCTCTGAACTGATGGGCACTATAACCGTGTCAGAAAAATATTCCATAGACAAAGCATATGAATGTCAAAAAATATTTAAAACTACCGATTTAGAACATCCTGGCGTACAAAAAGTTATGGCTCAGGGAGAAATAAATCTTGCAGGAAAAGTAAAAGTTTTTAGCGAAGGCATTTATCCAGTGCAATTTAAAGACGTGTATAAAAGACCTGCCGAAACAAGAAGGATATTTGAAGAAAAAGGGTGGAACACGGTGGCGGCGCTTCAACTGCGCAATCCAATGCATCGCTCGCATGAATATCTGGCAAAAATTGCCATAGAAGTCTCGGATGGTGTCTTGATACATCAATTGATAGGAAAATTAAAGCCGGGAGATATTCCCGCAGAAGTAAGAGTTAAGGCTATTAATACTTTGATAGATAAATATTTTGTTGCTAATACCTGCATTCAGGCAGGCTATCCCATGGAAATGAGGTATGCAGGACCAAGGGAAGCCTTGCTGCATGCTGTTTTCAGGCAAAATTTCGGATGTTCGCAGTTGATAGTCGGCAGAGACCACGCGGGAGTGGGCGATTATTATGGACCTTTTGACGCACATAAAATATTTGACGAAATACCTAAAAATGCTTTAGAACTCAAACCTTTAAAAATAGATTGGACTTTTTACTGCCGCAAGTGCGACGGAATGGCGTCGAATAAAACCTGCCCGCATCAGAAAGAAGACAGGCTCATACTGAGCGGAACTATGCTCAGAAAGCTTTTATCGGAAGGGAAAGATATACCCGACCATTTTTCAAGACCTGAAGTCCTAGCAATTTTAAAAGATTATTATTCTAATCTCTCAAAAGATGAAAATGTTGAAGTGAAATTGCATAGAGCCGCAAAGGGCGAGTTGAATTAATTAATTTATATTTAGTTTATATTTATTTTGTAAGATGTATAATATGTATTTATGATGTTTAAATAACATTTAAGGAGGTTTTGCGAAATGCCAAGTTTTGTTATTGCCGAAAAATGTGACGGCTGCAAAGGACGGGATAAAACTGCCTGTCAGTATATCTGTCCTAATGATCTTATGGTACTCAATAAAGATATTATGAAAGCGTACAATCAGGAAGCTGAACAGTGCTGGGAATGCTACAATTGTGTAAAAATATGTCCGCAGTCGGCAATTGAAATCAGAGCTTATCAGGATTTTGCCCCAATGGGCTCATCTGTTATTCCGTTAAGAGGTTCAGATTCTATTATGTGGACTATAAAATATCGCAACGGCAATTTAAAACGCTTTAAATTTCCTATAAGAACTACACCTGAAGGCGGGATTGACCCCTATCAGGGAATATCGGATACCAATGCTGGCGATATAAATTCCGATCTTTTATGCGATGAAACAGGTAAAACATTGTCTGTTCCTGGAAAAT contains the following coding sequences:
- the galU gene encoding UTP--glucose-1-phosphate uridylyltransferase GalU — translated: MKVNKAVFPAAGLGTRLLPITKSIPKEMLILVDKPLIQYGVEECIESEIQDIIIITGRGKTAIEDYFDRSIEHEILLKEKGKHDLLQSVKDIANMINFSYTRQKEALGLGHAILCAQNLIGDEPFSVVLSDDIIDAKVPVMKQMIDIYKQYRYSVLAVQKVKDEDISKYGIIKGAEIEKGVYKIEDLVEKPEKEEAPSNLAIIGRYILTPRIFDFLKETKPGKGGEIQLTDAIKSLLSVQPVYALEFEGIRYDGGNKLELLEAQVAFGLKNKDLKDGLLKFIKNVI
- a CDS encoding TlpA family protein disulfide reductase, whose protein sequence is MQYKAKQSIKLVIFFAAILIASIYVIKLPNILWGNGSNYSNKTIPLSKTKKLPLAPAFKVKSINYPGLTLTLNKYRGKIVLVNFWATWCPPCRAEIPRLEKFYKSHKKYGFQIIGLSVNNQGSKYVGHFIKTFKGGIITYPVGMADEHIEKEYGNVYEIPQSFIINKKGYVVKHFTGELPQGYLSYEFKKLTENKR
- a CDS encoding inorganic diphosphatase, with the translated sequence MDFEKIEAGDNPPEYINAIIEIPKDGSVKYELDKNSGIMAVDRFLYTAMFYPFNYGFIPKTLAADNDPLDIIVISSMSVVPGCLLKVRVIGMLEMEDENGNDEKIISVPINKIDAGFSDIRDINDVPKVFLDQIRHFFENYKTLEPEKWVKLENFVNKEKATKIVTETMIKYKEKNN
- the sat gene encoding sulfate adenylyltransferase — encoded protein: MALVHPHGKEKILKPLLLSGSELKESKERAGKLNKIEITSRETSDLIMMGIGAFTPLEGFMGKKDWKSVCDDFTMQDGTFWPIPITLSTSKEKSDVIKIGDEVALVDTETSELMGTITVSEKYSIDKAYECQKIFKTTDLEHPGVQKVMAQGEINLAGKVKVFSEGIYPVQFKDVYKRPAETRRIFEEKGWNTVAALQLRNPMHRSHEYLAKIAIEVSDGVLIHQLIGKLKPGDIPAEVRVKAINTLIDKYFVANTCIQAGYPMEMRYAGPREALLHAVFRQNFGCSQLIVGRDHAGVGDYYGPFDAHKIFDEIPKNALELKPLKIDWTFYCRKCDGMASNKTCPHQKEDRLILSGTMLRKLLSEGKDIPDHFSRPEVLAILKDYYSNLSKDENVEVKLHRAAKGELN
- the aprB gene encoding adenylyl-sulfate reductase subunit beta, with amino-acid sequence MPSFVIAEKCDGCKGRDKTACQYICPNDLMVLNKDIMKAYNQEAEQCWECYNCVKICPQSAIEIRAYQDFAPMGSSVIPLRGSDSIMWTIKYRNGNLKRFKFPIRTTPEGGIDPYQGISDTNAGDINSDLLCDETGKTLSVPGK